A DNA window from Gallaecimonas pentaromativorans contains the following coding sequences:
- a CDS encoding ArnT family glycosyltransferase, with protein sequence MKPETEYRLGWLLLLVVVLAGIGLRWPWPADEPRFALIAQEMVNTGQWLIPHRVGELYPDKPPIFMWAIAVLLWLKVPMKIAFLLPSALAGIGTAWLTVDLAKRLHGPRVATWCLWLLAFTIQFSLQSRTAQIDMLLVFWVTLGGYGIARHLLLGPAWGWYFLGFAAAGFGVITKGVGVIALFLLLPLIWRSDLRQKMAKKAWLGPLVLIAAIATWGLPMLWYAAHSSNPEAMAYRDNILFNQTANRYVHSLGHKKPFWYYVVEVAPVFWLPLSVLAPFLVKTWWRDKVKPEILLPLVMVLATVLFFSISPGKRGVYITPAVPWLTLAIAPYLEQLLSRVWPKRLWMAFAWLLSLILIVAAFLHKVLEQLGTHGRVFLLGTGIAMALALLLTRRQSPMHRWGWTLAAFWAGYGFIGGPALDSIRTPRDIMVEVAKRIGPDGQLALLDYKEQFALFADRPVTQFGFHGPMDEQRASARDWVQRGPQYYVLGPKENMEQCFEMKPEDNLGERHGGIWYLVSAKELKAGCEPGVTPAPLYKGPDYGLYQKP encoded by the coding sequence ATGAAGCCAGAAACTGAATATCGCCTCGGATGGCTATTGTTGCTGGTGGTGGTGTTGGCCGGTATCGGCCTGCGCTGGCCCTGGCCTGCCGATGAACCCCGCTTTGCCCTTATCGCCCAGGAAATGGTCAACACCGGCCAGTGGTTGATCCCGCACCGGGTGGGCGAGCTTTATCCCGATAAACCCCCCATCTTCATGTGGGCCATTGCCGTACTGTTGTGGCTGAAGGTCCCCATGAAAATTGCCTTTTTGCTGCCCTCGGCCCTGGCCGGTATAGGCACCGCCTGGCTGACCGTGGACTTGGCCAAACGCCTCCATGGCCCCAGAGTCGCTACCTGGTGCCTGTGGCTGCTGGCCTTCACTATCCAGTTCAGCCTGCAATCGCGGACGGCGCAGATAGATATGCTGCTGGTGTTCTGGGTCACCCTTGGCGGTTACGGTATTGCCCGCCACCTGCTGCTGGGCCCGGCCTGGGGATGGTACTTCCTCGGCTTTGCCGCCGCCGGCTTTGGGGTGATCACCAAAGGGGTGGGGGTTATCGCCCTGTTCCTGCTGCTGCCGCTGATTTGGCGCAGCGATTTGCGCCAGAAAATGGCCAAAAAGGCCTGGCTGGGGCCGCTGGTGCTGATAGCCGCCATCGCTACCTGGGGTCTACCTATGCTGTGGTACGCCGCCCATAGCAGTAACCCCGAAGCGATGGCCTATCGCGACAACATCCTCTTTAACCAGACCGCCAATCGCTACGTCCACTCCCTGGGCCATAAAAAGCCGTTCTGGTATTACGTAGTGGAGGTGGCACCGGTGTTCTGGCTGCCGCTGTCGGTGTTGGCGCCGTTCCTGGTCAAAACCTGGTGGCGCGACAAGGTCAAGCCGGAGATTCTGTTGCCGCTGGTGATGGTGCTGGCTACCGTACTGTTCTTCTCCATCAGCCCCGGTAAGCGCGGGGTGTATATCACGCCGGCGGTGCCATGGCTGACCCTGGCCATCGCGCCTTACCTGGAGCAGCTGCTGAGCCGGGTGTGGCCAAAGCGGTTGTGGATGGCTTTTGCCTGGCTGTTGTCTCTTATCCTCATCGTGGCGGCCTTCCTCCATAAGGTGCTGGAGCAACTGGGCACGCACGGCAGGGTGTTCCTGCTCGGCACCGGTATTGCCATGGCCCTGGCCTTGCTGCTGACCCGCCGCCAATCCCCCATGCACCGCTGGGGTTGGACCCTGGCAGCATTCTGGGCCGGTTACGGCTTCATAGGCGGCCCGGCCCTGGATAGTATCCGCACCCCTAGGGACATCATGGTGGAAGTGGCCAAGCGTATCGGCCCCGACGGCCAACTGGCGCTACTGGATTACAAAGAGCAGTTCGCGCTCTTTGCCGACCGCCCTGTCACCCAGTTCGGTTTCCACGGCCCCATGGACGAGCAGCGTGCCAGCGCCCGTGATTGGGTGCAGCGTGGCCCGCAGTATTACGTGCTAGGGCCGAAGGAGAACATGGAGCAGTGCTTCGAGATGAAGCCTGAGGACAACCTTGGCGAGCGCCATGGCGGCATCTGGTACCTGGTGTCGGCCAAGGAGCTAAAAGCCGGTTGTGAGCCCGGTGTGACCCCCGCGCCGCTCTACAAAGGCCCGGACTACGGTCTTTACCAAAAGCCCTGA
- a CDS encoding lipid-A-disaccharide synthase N-terminal domain-containing protein, with product MTIDWWLLLGFAGQLLFSARFLVQWLVSEKAKQSIVPTAFWYLSIGGSSLLLVYAIYRKDPVFILGQSAGFIIYLRNLQLIKKHEARN from the coding sequence ATGACCATTGATTGGTGGCTGCTGCTGGGATTTGCCGGCCAGCTGCTGTTCTCGGCCCGCTTTCTGGTGCAATGGCTGGTGAGTGAAAAAGCCAAGCAGAGCATAGTGCCGACCGCTTTTTGGTACCTGTCTATCGGTGGTTCCAGTTTGTTGCTGGTGTACGCCATTTACCGCAAAGACCCTGTGTTTATCCTCGGCCAGAGCGCTGGCTTCATCATTTACCTTCGCAACCTGCAGCTGATCAAAAAACATGAAGCCAGAAACTGA
- a CDS encoding TatD family hydrolase — MTLCDIAINLTDSAFDSDRQQVVADAAAQGVNYLILTGTTVEQSTQAADYAASSQRAFATAGVHPHYADEAPADFIARLRQLARRPEVLAIGECGLDFFRDLSPRAVQEQVFAAQLELAGELAMPVLLHEREAAERQHAILRQFRDRLPGAVAHCFTGDEATLKRWLELDLYIGITGWICDERRGQHLRELVQMIPDDRLLVETDAPYLIPRDLKLKSRRNEPQYLPHIVRTIAACRRQDPQTLAAMTLANSQRLFGFAG; from the coding sequence ATGACCCTCTGCGACATCGCCATTAACCTTACCGACAGCGCCTTTGACAGCGACCGGCAGCAAGTGGTGGCCGATGCCGCGGCCCAAGGGGTCAACTACCTGATTTTGACCGGCACCACGGTCGAGCAAAGTACCCAGGCCGCAGATTATGCGGCCTCTTCGCAAAGGGCCTTTGCCACCGCTGGTGTCCACCCCCATTATGCCGACGAAGCTCCTGCCGACTTTATTGCCCGCCTGCGCCAATTAGCCCGGCGCCCAGAGGTGCTGGCCATAGGGGAATGCGGCCTGGATTTTTTCCGCGATTTAAGCCCAAGGGCGGTGCAGGAGCAGGTGTTTGCCGCTCAGCTTGAGCTGGCCGGCGAGCTTGCCATGCCGGTGCTGCTTCACGAGCGAGAGGCCGCCGAGCGCCAGCACGCCATTTTGCGCCAGTTCCGTGACCGCCTGCCCGGCGCCGTGGCCCATTGCTTTACCGGCGATGAGGCCACCCTAAAGCGCTGGCTGGAGCTGGACCTTTATATCGGCATTACCGGCTGGATCTGCGACGAGCGGCGCGGCCAGCACCTGCGCGAGTTGGTGCAGATGATCCCCGACGACAGGCTGTTGGTGGAAACCGACGCCCCCTATCTCATCCCCCGGGATCTCAAGCTCAAAAGCCGCCGCAACGAGCCACAGTATTTGCCCCACATTGTCCGCACCATTGCTGCGTGCCGCCGACAAGACCCACAAACGCTGGCCGCCATGACCTTGGCCAACAGCCAGCGCCTGTTCGGGTTTGCCGGGTAG
- a CDS encoding PilT/PilU family type 4a pilus ATPase, with product MDIDQFLTVLARNEGSDLYLSTGAPPCAKFHGQLKMLTKEALQPGEIEEVAMAIMDTEQQEKFKKELEMNLARSLPGVGRFRVNIFKQRNEVSIVARYIRNDIPDIESLGLPPVLKEVIMAKRGLVLFVGATGSGKSTSLAALIDYRNTNASGHIITIEDPVEFVHKHKKSIINQREVGTDTRSFHSALINTLRQAPDVILIGEIRDRETMEHAIAFAETGHLCISTLHANNANQALDRIINFFPEERRPQLLLDLSLNLRCFVSQRLVPTVDGKRCAAVEVLLGTSTVQDMVKRGDVHAIKEIMQKSENLGMQTFDKALFDLHIAGKIDLDQALRNADSVNDLRLKVKLAKNELGSPSSNSGSSPLELRLEGDQEEED from the coding sequence ATAGATATCGATCAGTTCCTCACTGTGCTGGCCCGTAACGAAGGCTCCGACCTTTACCTCTCCACCGGGGCGCCACCCTGCGCCAAGTTCCACGGTCAGCTGAAAATGTTGACCAAAGAAGCGCTGCAACCGGGGGAAATCGAAGAGGTGGCCATGGCCATCATGGACACGGAGCAGCAGGAGAAATTCAAGAAAGAGCTGGAGATGAACTTGGCCAGGTCTCTTCCTGGCGTGGGGCGCTTTCGGGTCAATATCTTCAAGCAGCGCAACGAAGTCAGCATCGTTGCCCGCTATATCCGCAACGACATTCCCGATATCGAATCCCTTGGCCTGCCCCCGGTGCTAAAAGAGGTGATCATGGCCAAGCGTGGCCTGGTGCTGTTCGTGGGCGCCACCGGCTCGGGTAAATCCACCTCCCTGGCGGCCCTTATCGACTACCGCAACACCAATGCCAGTGGCCATATCATAACCATCGAAGATCCGGTGGAGTTTGTGCATAAGCACAAGAAAAGCATCATCAACCAACGGGAAGTGGGCACCGACACCCGCAGCTTCCACAGCGCCCTTATCAACACCCTGCGCCAGGCGCCTGACGTTATCCTTATCGGCGAGATTCGTGACCGCGAAACCATGGAGCACGCCATTGCCTTCGCCGAAACCGGCCACCTCTGTATCTCTACCCTGCACGCCAACAACGCTAACCAGGCCCTGGACCGGATCATCAACTTCTTCCCGGAAGAGCGGCGCCCGCAGCTGCTGCTGGATTTGTCTTTGAACCTGCGCTGCTTTGTGTCCCAACGGCTGGTACCGACCGTGGACGGCAAACGCTGCGCCGCCGTCGAAGTGCTGCTGGGCACCTCGACCGTGCAGGACATGGTCAAACGCGGTGACGTGCACGCCATCAAGGAGATCATGCAGAAATCGGAAAACCTCGGTATGCAGACCTTCGACAAGGCCCTGTTCGACCTGCATATAGCCGGCAAGATTGACCTTGACCAAGCCCTTCGTAATGCCGACTCGGTCAACGACCTGCGCCTGAAGGTCAAACTGGCCAAAAACGAGTTGGGTAGCCCCAGCAGCAACAGCGGCTCATCGCCGTTGGAACTGCGCCTGGAAGGGGATCAGGAAGAGGAAGACTAA
- a CDS encoding guanosine-5'-triphosphate,3'-diphosphate pyrophosphatase (catalyzes the conversion of guanosine 5'-triphosphate,3'-diphosphate (pppGpp) to guanosine 5'-diphosphate,3'-diphosphate (ppGpp); pppGpp and ppGpp control the stringent response during amino acid starvation): MVLAEAATLPTEAKVRETSPLYAAIDLGSNSFHMLVVRAMHGQVQTLAKIKRKVRLAAGLDDQYQLSVDAMERGWDCLSLFAERLGGIPPDQIKVVATATLRFAKNTDVFLAKGQQILGCPIDVISGEDEAALIYQGVAHTSGQTGRRLVVDIGGASTELVIGTDFTAERLESLEMGCVTFQQKFFPEGMLGQAQFDAAIQAAKARLAPFKDDYIQRGWQHCVGASGSVQAVQEVQIARGEDQTVTLARLKQTLADTIACGRLEQLSMPGLSDERKPVFAAGLAILLAIFETLAVSDMEASGGALREGVLYGLIPNGEVDVRARTLAAISSRFSLDDAHGRQVADLAMQLGASSLDEQQMALVVAAARLHELGLAVGFKQACEHSRYLICHLDLPGFCEQDRETLAAWLSQQQGPIAAASLPLMVLRLAILLCAHRGPLPDAMALAVNQHHLHLLLPDGWLAGKPLLSQLLGEEVSNFQAVNWTLDYA, encoded by the coding sequence ATGGTCCTCGCCGAAGCAGCAACGCTTCCCACTGAGGCCAAGGTGCGCGAAACCAGCCCGCTGTATGCGGCCATCGATCTCGGCTCAAACAGCTTCCACATGCTGGTGGTGCGCGCCATGCATGGCCAGGTACAGACCCTGGCCAAGATCAAACGCAAGGTCCGCCTAGCGGCGGGCCTTGACGATCAATACCAGTTGTCCGTTGACGCCATGGAACGAGGCTGGGACTGCCTGTCTCTGTTCGCCGAACGCCTCGGCGGTATTCCCCCCGACCAAATAAAAGTGGTGGCCACCGCGACCCTGCGGTTTGCCAAGAATACCGATGTATTCCTGGCCAAGGGCCAGCAGATCCTCGGCTGCCCCATCGATGTGATCAGCGGCGAAGACGAAGCGGCGCTTATCTATCAAGGGGTTGCCCACACCAGCGGCCAAACTGGCCGGCGCCTGGTGGTGGATATCGGCGGCGCCTCTACCGAACTGGTGATCGGCACCGATTTCACCGCCGAGCGCTTGGAAAGCCTGGAAATGGGCTGCGTTACCTTCCAGCAGAAGTTTTTCCCGGAAGGGATGCTGGGCCAGGCGCAGTTCGATGCTGCCATCCAAGCCGCCAAAGCGCGCCTGGCGCCCTTTAAGGACGACTACATCCAGCGTGGCTGGCAGCATTGCGTCGGGGCCTCCGGCTCGGTTCAGGCGGTGCAGGAAGTGCAGATAGCCCGGGGTGAAGACCAAACCGTGACGCTGGCGCGCCTCAAGCAAACCCTGGCCGATACCATTGCCTGTGGCCGCCTCGAGCAGTTGTCCATGCCCGGGCTCAGCGACGAGCGCAAACCGGTGTTTGCCGCTGGCCTTGCCATACTGCTGGCCATCTTCGAGACCCTGGCGGTGAGCGACATGGAGGCCTCCGGCGGCGCCCTGCGCGAAGGGGTGCTTTACGGGCTCATCCCCAATGGCGAGGTGGATGTCAGGGCGCGCACCCTGGCTGCCATCAGCTCCCGTTTTTCCCTAGATGACGCCCATGGACGCCAAGTGGCAGATCTGGCCATGCAACTGGGTGCCAGCAGCCTGGACGAGCAGCAGATGGCACTGGTGGTGGCTGCGGCCAGGCTTCATGAACTGGGCCTGGCCGTGGGTTTCAAACAAGCCTGCGAGCACAGCCGTTATCTGATTTGCCACCTCGACCTGCCTGGCTTTTGCGAGCAGGACCGGGAAACCCTGGCCGCTTGGCTTAGCCAGCAACAAGGCCCAATAGCCGCCGCCTCCTTGCCGCTGATGGTACTGCGGTTGGCAATCCTTCTTTGTGCCCACCGTGGGCCGTTGCCTGACGCTATGGCCTTGGCGGTCAACCAGCATCACCTGCATTTGCTCCTGCCCGATGGCTGGCTGGCCGGCAAACCCCTCCTTAGCCAGCTCCTTGGTGAAGAAGTCTCAAACTTTCAAGCGGTTAACTGGACGCTGGATTACGCCTAA
- the rhlB gene encoding ATP-dependent RNA helicase RhlB, protein MTKTHLTETKFSELGLAEPVIKALSDKGFHNCTPIQALSLPVALRGKDVAGQAQTGTGKTIAFLAATFHHLLNNPASADRKVQQPRAIIMAPTRELAIQIHKDAIEMARESKLTMGLIYGGEGYDSQRKQLEDGIDILIGTTGRIIDYFKQGVFDLKAIQVVVLDEADRMFDLGFIKDIRYLFRRMPEPTQRLNLLFSATLSFKVQELAYEHMDNPEHVEVEPAQKTGARISEELLYPSKEDKYKLLLTLIEEDWPERAIVFANTKIVCERVWGHLAADGHRVGLLTGDVPQKKRVKILEEFTEGKLDFLVATDVAARGLHIPAVTHVYNFDLPDDCEDYVHRIGRTGRAGASGHAVSLACEEYVFNLPAIEEYIGHEIPVTQYRSDALLTDLKPPLRLHRAGRDRPGNRSGGGNGRGRGRSNGPRRSSNASH, encoded by the coding sequence ATGACAAAGACGCATTTAACCGAAACCAAGTTCAGCGAACTTGGCCTGGCAGAACCCGTAATTAAGGCCCTTTCAGACAAGGGTTTTCACAATTGTACGCCTATCCAGGCGCTTTCCCTGCCCGTCGCACTGCGGGGAAAAGACGTTGCGGGTCAAGCACAAACCGGCACTGGCAAGACCATTGCCTTCCTCGCCGCCACCTTCCACCATTTGTTAAATAATCCCGCATCTGCTGATCGAAAAGTGCAGCAACCTCGTGCCATTATCATGGCGCCGACCCGCGAACTGGCGATTCAGATCCATAAAGATGCCATCGAAATGGCCCGAGAATCGAAATTAACGATGGGGTTAATCTATGGTGGCGAGGGCTACGACAGCCAGCGCAAGCAGCTCGAAGACGGTATCGACATCCTGATCGGTACCACCGGCCGCATCATCGATTACTTCAAGCAGGGCGTGTTCGACCTCAAGGCCATCCAAGTGGTCGTGCTGGACGAAGCCGACCGCATGTTTGACCTTGGCTTTATCAAGGACATCCGCTATCTGTTCCGGCGTATGCCCGAGCCGACCCAGCGCCTAAACCTGCTGTTCTCCGCCACCCTCTCCTTTAAGGTGCAGGAGCTGGCCTACGAGCACATGGACAACCCCGAGCACGTGGAAGTGGAGCCGGCCCAGAAGACCGGCGCCCGCATCAGCGAAGAGTTGCTGTACCCTTCCAAGGAAGACAAGTACAAGCTGCTGCTCACCTTGATAGAAGAAGACTGGCCCGAGCGCGCCATCGTTTTCGCCAACACCAAGATTGTCTGTGAACGGGTTTGGGGCCACCTGGCGGCCGATGGTCACCGCGTTGGCCTGTTGACCGGCGATGTACCGCAGAAAAAGCGGGTCAAAATCCTCGAAGAGTTCACCGAGGGCAAGCTCGACTTCCTGGTAGCCACCGACGTGGCGGCCCGGGGCCTGCACATTCCGGCGGTGACCCACGTTTATAACTTCGATTTGCCTGACGACTGCGAAGACTACGTGCACCGCATCGGCCGTACCGGCCGCGCCGGCGCCTCCGGCCACGCCGTGAGCCTGGCCTGCGAGGAGTACGTCTTTAACCTGCCAGCCATCGAAGAGTACATCGGCCATGAGATCCCGGTGACCCAGTACCGCTCCGACGCGCTACTGACCGATCTCAAACCGCCGCTTCGTCTGCATCGCGCTGGCCGCGACCGGCCTGGAAACCGCAGTGGCGGTGGTAATGGCCGAGGACGTGGCCGCAGCAATGGTCCTCGCCGAAGCAGCAACGCTTCCCACTGA
- a CDS encoding glycosyltransferase family 2 protein, giving the protein MDVSVIIPAKNEAENLPILLKEVGQALESEQFEVVVIDDGSTDNSWNLLCELKESYPWLRALRLGQSSGQSTAVWLGGRKAKGRFVATIDGDGQNDPADIPNLLNQARQAGGDVCVCGIRTRRNDSWLKRMSSKIANGVRRRLLSDGVVDTGCGLKLLNRELFLTLPYFDHMHRFLPALCVRTGAKVLSVPVNHRARVAGTSKYGLHNRLWVGLVDMAGVRWLQKRAKKPLLQEELQ; this is encoded by the coding sequence ATGGACGTTTCCGTTATTATTCCGGCCAAGAACGAGGCCGAAAACCTACCCATTCTGCTGAAAGAAGTGGGCCAAGCCCTCGAAAGCGAGCAATTTGAAGTCGTGGTCATTGACGACGGCTCTACCGACAACAGCTGGAACCTGCTGTGTGAGCTGAAAGAAAGCTACCCCTGGTTACGAGCCCTGCGCCTGGGGCAGTCGTCCGGCCAAAGCACCGCCGTCTGGCTGGGCGGCCGCAAAGCCAAGGGCCGGTTTGTGGCCACCATCGACGGCGACGGCCAGAACGACCCTGCCGATATCCCCAACTTGCTAAACCAAGCCCGCCAGGCCGGTGGTGATGTGTGCGTCTGCGGGATCCGTACCCGCCGCAACGACAGCTGGCTCAAAAGAATGTCGTCTAAGATTGCCAACGGCGTGCGCCGCCGCTTATTGAGCGATGGTGTGGTGGATACCGGTTGTGGCCTTAAGCTCCTTAACCGCGAACTGTTCCTGACCCTGCCTTATTTCGACCACATGCATCGCTTTCTGCCCGCTCTTTGTGTGCGCACCGGCGCCAAGGTGCTGAGCGTACCGGTTAACCACAGGGCCCGGGTGGCCGGCACCTCTAAATACGGTCTGCACAACCGGCTCTGGGTGGGCCTGGTGGACATGGCCGGAGTGCGCTGGCTGCAAAAGCGAGCCAAAAAGCCCTTGTTGCAGGAGGAGCTGCAATGA
- the hemB gene encoding porphobilinogen synthase: MMNRAPYPNTRLRRMRKHDFTRRLMAENHLRSDDLILPVFIMEGEGKREAVPSMPGVERLTIDELLKEVAELVELGVPVIDLFPVTNPAAKSLLAEEAYNPQGLIPRAIRAVKAAFPQMGVMTDVALDPYTTHGQDGIIDDDGYVLNDITIDILIKQVLCHVEAGADIISPSDMMDGRIGAMRQALEEAGHVNTSIMAYSAKYASAYYGPFRDAIGSAGNLKGGNKKTYQQDPANSDEALHEIALDLAEGADMVMVKPGMPYLDVVRRVKDEFRVPTFAYQVSGEYAMIMAAVQNGWLAEKETIMESLLCFKRAGADGILTYFAKQAAKWLKEAQ, from the coding sequence ATGATGAACCGCGCGCCTTACCCCAACACCCGCCTGCGCCGCATGCGCAAACACGACTTCACCCGCCGGCTGATGGCCGAGAACCACCTGCGCAGCGACGATTTGATTTTGCCGGTGTTCATTATGGAAGGGGAAGGCAAGCGCGAGGCGGTGCCCTCCATGCCCGGCGTGGAGCGCCTGACCATCGACGAGCTACTCAAGGAAGTGGCCGAGCTGGTGGAACTGGGGGTACCGGTTATCGACCTGTTCCCGGTCACCAACCCGGCGGCCAAGTCGTTGCTGGCCGAAGAGGCTTATAACCCACAAGGCCTCATTCCCCGCGCCATTCGCGCCGTCAAAGCCGCCTTCCCACAAATGGGGGTGATGACCGACGTAGCCCTGGACCCTTACACCACCCACGGCCAGGACGGCATCATCGACGATGATGGTTATGTGCTTAACGACATCACCATCGACATCCTGATCAAGCAGGTGCTTTGCCATGTGGAAGCCGGCGCCGACATCATTTCCCCGTCCGACATGATGGATGGCCGCATCGGCGCCATGCGCCAGGCGCTGGAAGAAGCGGGCCATGTGAACACCAGCATCATGGCCTATTCCGCCAAGTATGCCTCGGCCTACTATGGCCCGTTCCGCGACGCTATCGGCTCTGCCGGCAACCTCAAGGGCGGCAACAAGAAGACCTATCAGCAGGATCCGGCCAACAGCGACGAAGCCCTCCATGAAATCGCCCTGGACCTCGCCGAAGGAGCCGACATGGTGATGGTCAAACCCGGCATGCCCTACCTGGATGTGGTGCGCCGCGTCAAAGACGAGTTCCGGGTACCCACCTTTGCCTATCAGGTGTCCGGCGAGTACGCCATGATCATGGCCGCCGTGCAGAACGGTTGGCTGGCCGAAAAAGAAACCATCATGGAGTCCCTGCTCTGCTTCAAGCGAGCCGGCGCCGATGGCATTCTCACGTACTTCGCCAAACAAGCGGCGAAATGGCTCAAAGAAGCACAGTAA
- a CDS encoding helix-turn-helix transcriptional regulator, with product MNFEFSAFVKAKRRTLGLSQEEFAHHLSCRREAFARLDAVTISRWERGVTTPSLYRQAQIIAAVGDDPLKTLCDSDDQEAKELADAFLLREPWTRLRAFFYRYRVADHLKVGVDMSEDDPEEFERFQSWIGSCDKSDIMIQACLRLNREGQISHQLIRHHDLLLAHMVMVPIKKSARDAIATNASDYFKNLTASQQPDANAPCYLLVTHAGGLCDSQLERCLRKLMNCITHSSHIHGVIWRGSRGDADALCNVLGVEFIGRSDETGHYYLLERERLASQLAAALLGKADDN from the coding sequence ATGAACTTTGAATTTTCCGCTTTTGTGAAAGCGAAGCGGCGAACCCTGGGTCTTTCACAGGAAGAATTTGCCCACCACCTGTCCTGCCGCCGCGAAGCCTTTGCCAGGCTGGATGCCGTGACCATCAGTCGCTGGGAGCGGGGGGTAACAACTCCTTCTTTATATCGCCAGGCCCAAATCATCGCCGCAGTGGGGGACGACCCACTGAAGACGCTGTGTGACAGCGATGACCAGGAAGCCAAAGAACTGGCCGACGCCTTCTTGTTGCGCGAGCCCTGGACGCGGCTGCGTGCCTTCTTCTATCGCTATCGTGTGGCCGACCATCTGAAGGTCGGTGTCGATATGAGCGAGGACGATCCCGAAGAGTTCGAACGTTTTCAGTCTTGGATAGGCTCTTGTGACAAGAGCGATATCATGATCCAGGCCTGCCTGCGGCTGAATCGAGAAGGGCAGATCTCGCATCAGCTGATCCGTCACCACGACCTGCTGCTGGCTCATATGGTGATGGTGCCGATCAAGAAATCGGCCCGTGATGCCATTGCCACCAATGCGTCCGATTACTTCAAGAATCTCACCGCTTCGCAGCAGCCTGACGCCAATGCACCTTGCTACCTGCTGGTTACCCATGCCGGCGGCCTGTGTGACAGCCAACTGGAGCGTTGCCTTCGCAAGCTGATGAACTGCATCACCCACAGCAGCCATATTCACGGCGTGATCTGGCGCGGCTCCCGTGGCGACGCCGACGCCCTGTGTAACGTGCTGGGTGTGGAATTTATCGGTCGCAGCGACGAAACCGGCCACTACTACCTGCTTGAGCGTGAGCGCCTGGCCAGCCAATTGGCAGCCGCCCTGCTGGGCAAGGCTGACGACAACTAA
- a CDS encoding DUF4124 domain-containing protein codes for MPRLWLFVTLCFCTGLVQAGVYQCQTADGRTEYRDTPCTSGVQRIYQKSKLPSGTRTKVTRTQEFRPIIGQWCNFATSLSMTGTKDVSQPSLWSFGETQLNVTNSAITILSDFNQQQSFLQVEDTRLGNYHLIMQGADSMVMKGDFGYYFFRRGSCPTANPPK; via the coding sequence ATGCCCCGACTCTGGCTTTTTGTCACCCTGTGTTTTTGCACTGGCTTGGTGCAGGCTGGGGTGTATCAATGCCAGACGGCCGACGGCCGGACCGAGTATCGTGATACCCCCTGCACATCGGGCGTACAACGTATTTATCAAAAAAGTAAGCTGCCTTCCGGCACCCGCACCAAGGTTACACGAACCCAGGAATTTCGCCCCATTATTGGCCAATGGTGTAACTTTGCGACGTCCCTTTCCATGACCGGCACTAAAGACGTAAGCCAACCCAGTTTATGGTCCTTTGGTGAAACCCAACTGAACGTGACTAACAGTGCAATAACAATACTGAGTGATTTCAACCAACAGCAGAGCTTTCTGCAAGTCGAAGATACCCGGTTGGGAAATTACCACCTGATCATGCAAGGTGCCGACAGCATGGTAATGAAAGGGGACTTTGGCTATTACTTTTTCCGCCGTGGAAGCTGCCCGACGGCCAATCCTCCTAAATAA
- the trxA gene encoding thioredoxin TrxA produces the protein MSDKIVHVSDDSFDADVLQAQGPVLVDFWAEWCGPCKMIAPVLDDVAEEYAGRLTIAKINIDQNSDTPPKFGIRGIPTLLLFKNGQLAATKVGALSKTQLKEFLDSNI, from the coding sequence ATGAGCGATAAAATTGTTCACGTAAGTGACGACAGCTTCGATGCCGACGTTCTGCAGGCTCAGGGTCCTGTCCTGGTCGACTTCTGGGCTGAGTGGTGCGGTCCTTGTAAAATGATCGCCCCGGTTTTGGATGACGTAGCAGAAGAATATGCTGGTCGCCTGACCATCGCCAAGATCAATATTGATCAGAACAGCGATACCCCGCCGAAATTCGGCATCCGCGGCATTCCTACCCTGCTGCTGTTCAAAAACGGCCAACTGGCCGCTACCAAGGTCGGTGCTCTGTCCAAGACTCAACTCAAAGAGTTCCTCGACAGCAACATCTGA